One window of the Acidobacteriota bacterium genome contains the following:
- a CDS encoding class I SAM-dependent methyltransferase, producing the protein MPITLSSVRRMVSTWLAALLVLSTGSLLAEDTKPAPDIPALAARHQAAMTAGDWAAAAKVGEELVNAVAPLHFDTAYAVAAAFCQMGQTELAYAWLEEAKGAGYWDVWTMRQDERFAAIRDQERFKIIVRQMRARSYIQMLERPERESFQKPDQVMAALALKPGERVADVGAGSGYFTTRVAKVVGPDATVWAVDISDEMLSYLGDRIKWEKIANIKLHKAQPTDPLLPPGGFDTILMVDTLHYVKDKAAYAQKLRAALAPGGRVVIIDYTPKTMEERPWGPPPEQQFSRQELDAAMAAAGLAPVRVHEFLTEQYFVEYVANP; encoded by the coding sequence ATGCCGATCACCCTTTCATCCGTCCGCCGCATGGTGTCGACCTGGCTGGCGGCCCTGCTCGTCCTGTCCACCGGTTCGCTCCTGGCCGAGGATACCAAGCCCGCACCCGACATCCCGGCGCTCGCCGCCCGGCATCAGGCGGCCATGACCGCCGGCGACTGGGCTGCCGCCGCCAAGGTTGGCGAGGAACTCGTCAACGCCGTCGCCCCGCTTCACTTCGACACCGCCTACGCCGTCGCCGCCGCCTTCTGCCAGATGGGGCAAACCGAGTTGGCCTACGCCTGGCTGGAGGAAGCCAAAGGGGCCGGCTACTGGGACGTCTGGACCATGCGCCAGGATGAACGCTTCGCCGCCATCCGGGACCAGGAGCGGTTCAAAATCATCGTCCGCCAGATGCGCGCCCGCTCCTACATCCAGATGCTGGAGCGGCCCGAGCGCGAGTCGTTCCAAAAACCGGACCAGGTCATGGCCGCGCTGGCGCTCAAACCAGGTGAGCGGGTGGCCGACGTGGGCGCCGGCTCGGGCTATTTCACCACCCGCGTGGCCAAGGTGGTGGGCCCCGACGCGACCGTCTGGGCGGTGGACATCTCCGACGAGATGTTGAGCTACCTCGGCGACCGCATCAAGTGGGAGAAGATCGCCAACATCAAGCTCCACAAGGCGCAACCCACCGATCCGCTCCTGCCGCCCGGGGGGTTCGACACCATCCTGATGGTGGACACGCTCCACTACGTCAAGGACAAGGCGGCCTATGCCCAAAAGCTCCGTGCCGCCCTGGCGCCGGGCGGGCGCGTGGTGATCATCGACTATACGCCCAAGACCATGGAGGAGCGCCCCTGGGGGCCGCCGCCCGAGCAGCAGTTCTCCCGGCAGGAGCTGGACGCCGCGATGGCCGCCGCCGGCCTGGCGCCGGTCAGGGTGCACGAGTTCCTCACTGAGCAGTACTTCGTCGAATACGTCGCCA